A single genomic interval of Chitinophaga sp. 180180018-3 harbors:
- a CDS encoding RagB/SusD family nutrient uptake outer membrane protein produces the protein MKNSSINRTLLWLVICLCSACSKFLDVVPDNVATLDNAFTTRIQAKKYLFTCYSYIPRNGDLDNDPAMVGGDELWRFATEGGYFSIAQGYQNVVSPIGDRWGYYFKAIRDCNIFLDNIGKVPDLTETEKRRWTAEAQFLKAYYNFYLVMMYGPIPLMKTNVAVNAEGKEINIGRAPVDSCFNYIVQLINGAIDYLPPTITDPANELGRVTQSIALSVKARVLVYAASPLFNGNTDEGGLKGQDGIPLFNTAFSKTKWDAAATACKRAIDACQQAGMHLYRYHPDFQMYHLTDTITTQLSIRNSFCERWNSGIIWANTQTNATNLQWLISTSWDPANRDITWIRGWLSPPLHMAELFYTDHGVPISEDKTYDYNNRYSLRTAGDSDALYIHKDYTTAYLNFNREPRFYADLGFDGGVMYGQGRYDDSKPGDLFYLKAKHHEVNGGGKPNFGTVTGYYMKKPIHFQNVIGTGNDYSVTYYPWPIMRLSALYLMYAEALNESNGPTGEALQYLDMVRDAAGLKPVATAWSTYSNNPAKYTTQHGLRDIVHQETLIELAFEGQRFWDLRRWKEAQTVLNRPIKGWDVSQDLTDTYYRPKTIFNQSFGLKNYFWPISETSLSTDRSLVQNLGW, from the coding sequence ATGAAAAATAGTAGCATTAACAGAACACTTTTATGGCTGGTCATATGCCTTTGCAGCGCCTGTTCGAAATTCCTGGATGTGGTACCCGATAATGTGGCAACACTCGACAACGCCTTCACAACCCGTATCCAGGCCAAGAAATACCTGTTCACCTGCTATTCGTACATACCCAGAAACGGGGATCTCGACAACGATCCGGCGATGGTGGGTGGCGATGAGCTGTGGCGTTTCGCCACCGAAGGCGGATATTTCAGCATTGCGCAGGGATATCAGAACGTGGTATCGCCCATCGGCGACAGATGGGGATATTATTTCAAAGCCATCCGCGATTGTAACATTTTCCTGGACAACATCGGCAAGGTGCCTGATCTTACAGAAACAGAAAAACGCAGATGGACTGCCGAAGCACAGTTTCTGAAGGCATACTACAATTTTTACCTGGTGATGATGTATGGCCCTATACCGCTGATGAAAACAAATGTGGCGGTAAATGCAGAAGGGAAAGAAATAAACATAGGCCGGGCGCCGGTAGATTCCTGCTTCAATTACATCGTACAGCTGATCAATGGCGCTATCGATTACCTTCCGCCCACCATCACAGATCCTGCCAATGAGCTGGGGCGTGTTACACAATCCATTGCCTTATCTGTAAAAGCGCGGGTGCTGGTATATGCGGCCAGCCCCTTGTTTAACGGCAATACCGATGAGGGCGGACTAAAGGGCCAGGATGGTATCCCCCTTTTCAATACTGCTTTTTCAAAGACGAAATGGGATGCTGCCGCCACTGCCTGCAAACGGGCCATAGATGCCTGTCAACAGGCAGGCATGCATCTTTACCGGTATCATCCCGATTTCCAGATGTACCATCTTACCGATACCATCACTACGCAGCTGAGCATCCGGAATAGCTTTTGCGAAAGATGGAACAGCGGCATTATCTGGGCCAATACACAAACCAATGCCACCAATCTCCAATGGCTGATATCTACCTCCTGGGACCCCGCCAACCGCGATATTACATGGATACGCGGCTGGTTATCTCCTCCGCTCCACATGGCGGAACTGTTTTACACAGATCATGGCGTGCCTATTTCGGAAGATAAAACTTACGATTATAACAACCGCTATTCACTGAGGACAGCGGGCGACAGCGATGCGCTCTATATACATAAAGACTATACCACCGCTTATCTGAATTTCAACAGGGAGCCACGTTTCTATGCCGATCTGGGATTCGACGGAGGTGTCATGTATGGCCAGGGAAGATACGACGACAGCAAGCCCGGAGATCTATTCTATCTGAAAGCCAAACACCATGAAGTGAATGGCGGCGGCAAACCCAACTTCGGCACTGTTACCGGGTACTACATGAAAAAGCCCATTCATTTCCAGAATGTGATCGGAACAGGGAATGATTATTCCGTTACTTATTATCCCTGGCCTATCATGCGGCTTTCCGCGCTATACCTCATGTACGCCGAGGCACTGAATGAAAGCAACGGCCCAACCGGGGAAGCGCTGCAATACCTGGATATGGTAAGAGACGCAGCAGGCCTGAAACCAGTGGCCACTGCCTGGAGCACCTACTCCAACAATCCCGCGAAGTATACCACCCAACACGGCCTGAGAGATATCGTGCACCAGGAAACACTGATAGAACTGGCTTTCGAAGGCCAGCGTTTCTGGGATCTCCGGCGCTGGAAAGAAGCACAAACTGTACTGAACCGGCCCATTAAAGGCTGGGATGTAAGCCAGGATCTGACAGACACTTATTACAGGCCCAAAACCATTTTCAACCAGTCGTTCGGGCTGAAGAATTACTTCTGGCCTATCAGCGAAACAAGCCTGTCGACCGACAGAAGTTTAGTACAAAACCTGGGATGGTAA
- a CDS encoding two-component regulator propeller domain-containing protein produces the protein MVIRKFLWTVVTLILFSSSTRADDFPGVSCLGIEQGLSNNSVTCIFQDHKGFMWFGTYDGLNRYDGYEFTTFRKQPGDKTSLLFNRITSIEEDAQCNLWVGTMGGLSIYNAVTSKFTIGSYIPFKGSQPGYITERVNAVKSDKQGNIFVATNNLGLLVYRKGAKVASQIPYSNLAHYDVTAVEFDEQRVWLFIRNEGLCQYDYATNTIRMVNNTLRSVNCLKTDGDGSIFVGASSGVFQLKKNTNTFLSILPTADNVVHLTFLKNHDLWIATDGGGIFILNTSTGKITPFPEAGGQQALSSPAVYDIYQDKENRIWIGTLRGGIHVIDPVKARFKTIRHDPLNKNSLVYNFASSFSEDTAHNLWIATDGGGLSYWMRAQNKFINYQHEKGNPHTPSANLVTGVVNDVDGNVWMSFWNSGINRFNPQTGVFEKFSCINNGKEERNVWRLYKDKRQQLWASTFDPGSLYRFNRQKNIFELFDDQLVDLLTIAEDREGGFWAGEYSTLIKIDLVQKKHQRYKIGSRVRAIHEDKAGRFWIGTEDGGLLLFDRSAGTFKRFTDKDGLCSNAVLNILEDARGNLWLSTYNGISKFDPVSLKFTNYSASDNLQSNQFNYNAALVLQSGEMVFGGIKGLNIFRPEQIYANETAPPVFISGIKVNNVPIEADASYISRHSDDQIQEIKLPFNKATLSLDFVALEYTSPDKISYAYRLEGRDDGWIYTGRSRSVNYTSLHEGKYAFKVRATDTDGAWTGREQQLTILVLPPWYRSWWAYLMYTIAGAALIFAWLKYQAQKTRMAFEVAWAKKETEREKEMNEKKLSFFTNVSHEFRAPLTLIINPLKELLYHPEKASGNGDLSIVYRNARRLLSLVDQLLLFRKADTEADKLKVVRLNFSALCREVYICFSQQAKMKGITYNFSCNNPDIELFVDREKMEILLFNLFSNALKFTPGGGTVSIGIEEDERSLTLKVSDSGCGIERHVGDRLFERFYQEKNKYTSSQSGFGIGLYLVKQFVEAHKGKISYNSEINNGTQFILVLKKGSGHFAGQYVQDEIIEKPQFLHELMEDAGPTVPVPSKAELEEIITDKKVILVVDDNAEIRGYLSQIFKEQFIVHEAPDGETALQLALQHIPDLVISDVVMGGMTGVELCRKIKEEPSLVHTPVILLTASLSSEVKLTGLECGADDYITKPFEKDLLIARVNNILRNRNVLQQYFFDRITLKRNSTKIPAIYKEFLEKCITVVEKNIDNEEFSIKILVKEMNMSHSSLYKKVKATSGQSISSFIRLIRLRKAAVLLLSSNINVSEAAFQVGISDVRYFRRQFVKLFGIPPSEYVKKYKGSFDATYNLSEWRS, from the coding sequence ATGGTAATCAGAAAATTTTTGTGGACAGTTGTAACCCTGATTCTTTTTAGTAGTTCCACGCGAGCCGACGATTTTCCGGGAGTATCCTGTTTGGGTATCGAACAGGGCCTTTCCAATAATTCCGTTACCTGTATTTTCCAGGACCACAAAGGATTTATGTGGTTTGGTACTTACGATGGACTGAACAGGTATGATGGTTATGAATTTACCACCTTCAGGAAACAACCGGGTGATAAAACCTCTCTGCTGTTTAACCGGATCACTTCCATTGAAGAAGATGCCCAATGTAATTTATGGGTTGGGACTATGGGCGGATTGAGCATTTACAATGCGGTGACGTCTAAATTTACGATTGGCAGTTATATTCCATTTAAAGGCAGCCAGCCCGGTTACATCACGGAAAGGGTGAATGCTGTTAAATCCGATAAGCAGGGAAATATATTTGTTGCAACAAATAACCTGGGATTGCTGGTATACAGAAAGGGCGCTAAGGTTGCTTCACAAATACCGTACAGCAACCTGGCTCATTATGATGTGACCGCTGTTGAGTTCGACGAACAGCGGGTATGGTTGTTTATCCGCAATGAAGGATTGTGTCAGTACGACTACGCCACCAATACTATCCGGATGGTAAATAACACGCTCCGGAGCGTGAACTGCCTGAAAACAGATGGTGACGGCAGTATTTTCGTTGGCGCCAGCAGCGGTGTTTTTCAGCTGAAGAAAAACACGAATACATTTTTAAGTATCCTTCCTACAGCAGATAACGTTGTTCATTTAACATTTTTAAAAAACCACGACCTGTGGATAGCGACCGATGGGGGAGGCATATTCATATTAAATACATCTACTGGAAAAATAACCCCTTTTCCGGAAGCCGGCGGGCAACAGGCCTTGTCGAGCCCCGCGGTGTATGATATATACCAGGATAAAGAAAACCGCATCTGGATCGGAACTTTAAGAGGCGGTATCCATGTAATAGATCCCGTGAAAGCCCGCTTTAAAACCATCCGGCATGATCCGCTGAATAAAAACAGCCTGGTGTATAATTTCGCTTCCAGCTTTTCTGAAGATACCGCTCATAACCTATGGATAGCCACCGATGGGGGAGGCCTGAGCTATTGGATGAGAGCGCAGAACAAATTCATCAATTATCAGCATGAAAAAGGAAATCCGCATACGCCTTCCGCTAACCTGGTAACAGGTGTAGTGAATGATGTAGATGGAAATGTGTGGATGTCGTTCTGGAATAGCGGGATCAATCGCTTCAACCCGCAAACCGGTGTGTTCGAAAAATTCAGCTGTATTAATAATGGTAAAGAAGAACGGAATGTATGGAGGTTGTATAAAGATAAACGGCAGCAGTTATGGGCTTCTACATTCGATCCCGGCAGCCTCTATCGCTTCAACCGGCAAAAAAATATCTTTGAACTGTTCGATGATCAGCTGGTAGATCTGCTCACGATTGCGGAAGACAGGGAAGGTGGTTTTTGGGCGGGAGAATACAGCACGCTGATCAAAATCGACCTGGTTCAAAAAAAACATCAACGGTATAAGATTGGCAGCCGGGTCAGGGCGATCCATGAAGATAAGGCCGGCCGCTTCTGGATAGGCACCGAAGATGGTGGCCTGTTGCTGTTCGACAGATCTGCCGGCACCTTTAAACGGTTTACCGACAAGGACGGACTATGTAGCAACGCTGTACTGAATATACTGGAAGACGCCAGGGGAAATCTCTGGCTCAGCACCTATAACGGCATATCCAAATTTGATCCTGTCTCCCTAAAATTTACTAATTACTCCGCATCTGATAACCTTCAAAGTAATCAGTTCAACTATAACGCCGCACTGGTGCTGCAATCAGGAGAAATGGTATTCGGCGGCATAAAGGGGCTCAATATTTTCAGACCGGAACAGATTTATGCCAATGAAACTGCTCCGCCGGTTTTTATTTCAGGGATAAAGGTCAATAATGTGCCCATTGAAGCGGATGCTTCCTATATCAGCAGGCATTCAGATGATCAGATACAGGAAATAAAGCTGCCGTTTAACAAGGCCACACTTTCGCTCGACTTTGTAGCGCTCGAATATACTTCCCCGGATAAGATCAGCTATGCCTATCGTCTGGAAGGCAGGGATGATGGCTGGATTTATACCGGAAGAAGCAGGTCGGTCAACTATACCAGTTTGCATGAGGGGAAATATGCTTTTAAAGTGAGAGCCACAGATACGGATGGCGCCTGGACCGGCAGGGAACAACAACTAACCATCCTTGTATTGCCGCCCTGGTACCGGAGCTGGTGGGCTTATTTGATGTATACCATTGCCGGAGCAGCGCTGATCTTTGCCTGGCTGAAATACCAGGCGCAGAAAACCAGGATGGCATTTGAAGTAGCCTGGGCCAAAAAGGAAACAGAAAGGGAAAAGGAAATGAATGAAAAGAAGCTCAGCTTCTTTACAAACGTTTCCCACGAATTCAGGGCCCCGCTGACGCTGATCATCAACCCCCTGAAAGAATTGCTGTATCATCCGGAAAAAGCCTCGGGTAACGGCGACCTGAGCATCGTTTACCGTAATGCCCGCAGGCTCCTGAGTCTTGTTGATCAGTTACTGCTGTTCCGGAAAGCAGATACAGAAGCGGATAAACTGAAAGTAGTGAGGCTGAATTTTTCCGCGCTTTGCCGGGAAGTATATATCTGCTTCAGCCAGCAGGCGAAAATGAAAGGCATTACCTACAACTTCAGCTGCAACAATCCGGATATAGAACTATTCGTTGACCGGGAAAAAATGGAGATCCTGCTGTTTAACCTGTTCTCCAACGCGCTGAAATTTACTCCCGGGGGCGGCACGGTATCTATCGGCATCGAAGAGGATGAGCGATCCCTCACGCTGAAGGTAAGCGATAGCGGGTGCGGTATTGAAAGGCATGTGGGCGACAGGCTGTTTGAGCGTTTCTATCAGGAAAAAAACAAATATACCTCCTCGCAATCCGGCTTCGGGATTGGGTTATACCTGGTGAAGCAGTTCGTAGAAGCGCATAAAGGAAAGATCTCGTATAACAGCGAAATCAATAACGGTACGCAATTCATCCTGGTGTTGAAAAAAGGAAGCGGCCATTTCGCAGGTCAATATGTCCAGGATGAGATCATTGAAAAGCCCCAGTTCCTGCATGAGTTAATGGAGGATGCCGGGCCCACTGTTCCCGTGCCTTCCAAAGCAGAGCTGGAGGAAATAATTACCGATAAGAAAGTAATCTTAGTTGTCGATGACAATGCCGAAATCCGCGGATACCTTTCACAGATATTCAAAGAGCAGTTCATTGTACACGAAGCACCAGACGGCGAAACTGCGTTGCAGCTGGCCTTGCAGCATATCCCTGATCTTGTTATCAGCGATGTGGTCATGGGCGGGATGACAGGCGTAGAGCTTTGCCGGAAGATCAAAGAGGAGCCCTCGCTGGTACATACGCCTGTTATATTATTGACAGCTTCGCTGTCGTCCGAGGTGAAATTAACCGGACTTGAATGCGGCGCCGACGATTATATCACCAAGCCATTTGAGAAGGATTTACTGATTGCCAGGGTGAATAATATTCTCAGGAACCGGAATGTGCTGCAGCAATATTTCTTCGACCGCATTACTTTGAAAAGGAATTCCACCAAAATACCGGCGATATACAAAGAGTTTTTGGAGAAATGTATTACGGTGGTAGAAAAGAATATCGATAATGAGGAATTCTCTATAAAGATCCTGGTGAAGGAAATGAACATGAGTCATTCCAGTCTTTATAAAAAAGTAAAAGCCACCTCGGGGCAGTCTATCAGCTCCTTTATCCGCCTCATCCGGTTAAGAAAAGCAGCGGTGCTGCTCCTGAGCTCCAATATCAATGTCAGCGAAGCAGCCTTTCAGGTGGGCATTTCAGATGTCAGATATTTCAGAAGGCAGTTTGTAAAATTGTTCGGTATACCGCCTTCTGAATACGTAAAGAAATACAAGGGCTCCTTCGACGCTACTTATAATTTAAGTGAATGGCGGAGTTAA
- a CDS encoding TonB-dependent receptor, producing the protein MKNPTLLLTRCLLIVSKKSPRYKQFFLLLLALLQSSWLLAQQRSIISGIVASSDDNSFIPGVTVQVMGTSRGTTTNEQGKYFIEAQNGDSLIFRYIGYIEKHIKIGTQTTLNITLQSVSSQLKDVVVVAFGTRKRNDVVGSVTTIRPADLKVPSSNLTTALAGRAAGVIAFQRSGEPGQDNAQFFIRGVTTFGYKKDPLILIDGIELTTTDLARLQVDDIASFSILKDASATALYGSRAANGVILVTTKEGAIGKAHLAFRVENSVSAPTKNIELADPVTYMKLANEAVLTRDPLGVLPYSEEKIENTAAGADGIAYPANDWRKTMFKEYTMNQRANLSVSGGGGVARYYVSGACNRDNGLMKVDHRNNFNSNIRLNSYSLRSNVNVNLTRTTEMTVRLSGSFDDYTGPLDGGASMYQKVMRSNPVLFPAYFPADDAHKYVKHIMFGNYDQGQYINPYAEMVKGYKNYSRSLMLAQLELKQNLKAITPGLVASAMMNTNRTSYFDVSRYYNPFWYKLDAYDKLSRGYFTTNINPNEGTEYLGYSEGAKLISTSFYLESRLNYDRTFNKSGVSGMMVFMAQSRLNANAGDLQQSLPFRNLGLSGRLTYDYDKRYYAEFNFGYNGSERFDRHHRFGFFPSFGLAWTVSNEPFMKATNDVISNMRLRATYGIIGNDAIGSPQDRFFYLSNVNMNDNSKGATFGRDPGTLYSLNGISISRYANPDITWETSKQKNIALDLGLFNKLNFTAEYFSQYRDHILMNRAYIPEAAGFSAPVMANVGVATASGVDMSLDYKEFFRNDFWAAVMGNFTYATSKYKNYEEPKYAESYRYHTGQSINQVFGYIAEKLFVDDAEALNSPRQNFGQYGGGDIKYLDVNHDGQITQADMVPIGHPTVPEIVYGFGFSLGYKNLDFSTFFQGLANESFWIDPSATSPFAAYRYPNEQISGALQNQLLKAYADDHWSEDHQNVHALWPRLSPDINQNNAQPSTWFMRNGAFLRLKQIELGYTLPKRWQKRMHTSLCRIYLNATNLLTFSRFKLWDVEMGGNGLGYPVQRVVNIGLNINFN; encoded by the coding sequence ATGAAAAATCCGACGTTATTACTAACGCGCTGTCTCCTTATTGTCTCCAAAAAAAGTCCACGTTACAAGCAGTTCTTTTTGCTGCTGCTGGCACTACTGCAAAGCTCATGGCTGCTCGCGCAGCAACGCAGCATTATTTCCGGGATAGTGGCTTCATCGGACGACAATTCCTTTATTCCCGGGGTAACCGTTCAGGTAATGGGTACTTCACGGGGTACTACCACCAACGAACAGGGGAAATATTTTATTGAGGCGCAAAACGGCGACTCCCTGATATTCCGTTATATCGGGTACATCGAAAAACATATAAAGATAGGAACCCAAACTACATTAAATATAACATTACAATCCGTTTCCAGTCAACTGAAAGACGTAGTAGTAGTGGCCTTTGGTACCAGGAAACGAAACGATGTAGTAGGTTCTGTTACTACCATCCGGCCGGCCGACCTGAAGGTACCTTCCAGTAATCTCACAACAGCCCTTGCTGGTCGCGCTGCCGGGGTGATTGCGTTCCAGCGGAGCGGAGAGCCGGGCCAGGATAATGCGCAGTTCTTCATCCGGGGAGTTACCACCTTCGGGTATAAGAAAGATCCGCTGATACTGATCGATGGCATAGAGTTGACGACCACAGACCTTGCACGTTTGCAGGTAGATGATATTGCCAGTTTTTCGATATTGAAAGATGCCAGCGCCACGGCTTTATACGGATCCAGGGCCGCCAACGGCGTGATCCTCGTGACCACCAAAGAAGGCGCCATCGGTAAAGCGCACCTGGCTTTCCGCGTGGAAAACTCCGTGTCCGCACCTACGAAAAACATTGAGCTCGCCGATCCGGTCACTTATATGAAGCTGGCCAATGAAGCAGTGCTCACCCGCGATCCGCTCGGTGTACTCCCCTACTCCGAAGAAAAAATTGAGAATACGGCGGCCGGCGCCGACGGTATCGCCTATCCGGCGAACGACTGGAGAAAGACGATGTTCAAAGAATACACCATGAACCAGCGCGCCAACCTGAGCGTGAGCGGTGGCGGCGGCGTTGCCAGGTACTATGTATCCGGCGCCTGCAACCGCGATAATGGCCTCATGAAAGTAGATCACCGCAACAACTTCAACAGCAATATCCGCCTCAATAGCTACAGCCTCCGCTCTAATGTAAACGTGAATCTCACCCGTACAACGGAAATGACGGTACGACTCAGCGGCAGCTTCGATGATTATACAGGTCCGCTCGATGGCGGCGCCAGTATGTACCAGAAAGTAATGCGCTCCAATCCGGTATTGTTCCCTGCCTATTTCCCGGCCGACGACGCTCATAAATATGTAAAGCATATTATGTTCGGCAACTACGACCAGGGCCAGTATATAAATCCTTATGCTGAAATGGTGAAAGGATACAAGAACTATTCGCGCTCACTTATGCTGGCGCAGCTGGAGTTGAAACAAAACCTGAAGGCCATCACACCCGGACTGGTGGCCAGCGCCATGATGAATACCAACCGGACGTCCTATTTCGACGTAAGCCGTTACTACAATCCGTTCTGGTATAAACTGGATGCATACGATAAATTATCCAGGGGGTATTTCACCACCAATATCAATCCCAATGAAGGCACCGAATACCTGGGTTATAGCGAAGGCGCTAAACTTATCAGCACTTCTTTTTACCTGGAGTCGCGGCTGAACTACGATCGAACTTTCAATAAAAGCGGGGTAAGCGGGATGATGGTGTTCATGGCGCAAAGCCGCCTGAATGCCAATGCGGGCGATCTGCAACAATCGCTGCCCTTCCGCAACCTGGGCTTATCCGGCAGGCTCACGTACGACTACGACAAACGCTATTATGCCGAGTTTAACTTTGGCTACAACGGGTCTGAGCGGTTCGACCGGCACCATCGCTTCGGCTTCTTCCCCTCTTTCGGCCTGGCATGGACTGTTTCCAATGAACCGTTCATGAAGGCAACGAATGATGTGATATCGAACATGCGGCTGAGAGCTACCTATGGTATCATCGGTAATGACGCCATCGGTTCGCCGCAGGACAGGTTCTTCTATCTGTCGAACGTAAATATGAACGACAACAGCAAAGGCGCTACCTTTGGCCGGGATCCGGGCACCCTCTACAGCCTTAACGGTATTTCCATCTCCCGGTATGCAAATCCTGATATCACCTGGGAAACATCCAAACAGAAAAACATAGCGCTGGATCTGGGCCTGTTCAATAAGCTGAATTTTACCGCGGAATATTTCTCCCAGTATCGCGATCATATTCTCATGAACCGGGCGTATATCCCCGAGGCAGCGGGCTTTTCGGCGCCGGTGATGGCCAATGTTGGTGTGGCTACGGCATCGGGCGTGGATATGTCGCTCGACTATAAAGAATTCTTCCGGAACGATTTCTGGGCGGCTGTGATGGGCAACTTCACCTACGCCACCAGCAAATATAAAAACTACGAAGAGCCGAAGTATGCAGAGTCTTATCGTTATCATACCGGTCAATCCATCAACCAGGTATTCGGCTACATCGCAGAAAAATTATTCGTGGACGATGCGGAAGCCCTCAACTCGCCCCGGCAAAACTTCGGTCAGTACGGCGGCGGCGATATCAAATACCTCGATGTAAATCACGATGGTCAGATTACCCAGGCCGATATGGTGCCCATTGGACATCCTACGGTGCCTGAAATCGTATATGGGTTCGGGTTCTCCCTGGGCTATAAAAACCTGGATTTCTCTACCTTCTTCCAGGGACTGGCCAACGAATCTTTCTGGATAGATCCGTCTGCCACCTCTCCTTTTGCAGCCTATAGATATCCCAATGAGCAGATCTCCGGCGCGCTGCAGAATCAGTTGCTGAAAGCTTATGCAGACGATCACTGGTCGGAAGATCATCAGAATGTGCATGCACTGTGGCCTCGTCTGAGCCCGGATATCAATCAGAACAATGCGCAACCCAGCACCTGGTTCATGCGCAATGGCGCCTTCCTGCGGCTGAAACAGATAGAGCTGGGGTACACCCTGCCGAAGCGCTGGCAGAAGAGAATGCATACTTCCCTGTGCCGCATTTATCTCAACGCTACCAATCTGCTCACCTTTAGCAGGTTCAAACTGTGGGACGTGGAAATGGGCGGAAATGGCCTGGGATACCCGGTACAGCGGGTAGTGAACATAGGACTCAATATCAACTTTAACTAA